The genomic region gggacgacagaggatgagatggttggatggcatcactgactcagtggacatgaatttgggtaggctccgggagttggtgatggacagggaggcctgtccccatgctgcagttcatggggtcacagacagtcggacatgactgagtgactgaactgaacagcactGATTCTCCATTGCAGGCCttaatattatttctaattttttctttcggtaatttttttcattaatgccCCTTGTGATTTAACTGTGAACTTATCTAGTTCCAATATCCTcagcaaattttcttttttaattgaagcatagttgatagttttgtgtgttttaggtatatagcaaagtggttaaaagtgaaagtgaagtcactcagtcgtgtctgattctttgcgaccccgtggactgtagcccaccaggctcctaggtccatagaattttccaggcaagagtactggagtgggttgccatttccttctctaggggaccttcctgacccagggattgaacctgggtctcctgcattgcaggcagacgctttaccgtctgaaccaccagggaaacaaaGTGGttaattcatatatacatatatgtgtatatatatatatgtaactctctgtttctatatatatatattctttatcagattcttttccattagaaattattacaagatattaaatatagttggCTCTGCTATAGAATAGTTCTttgctatttatctattttatatatagcagtgtatatatgtttttaCTTGACTTGAGATTCTTAGTCATAAGTAGGGAAAATTTTGAAGTTTAGTTATCTATTTCTAAAGTACCTTCTAAACAAATTGCGTTTCTTCTCTCTTTATCATTTTATGAATGTAGCTTTTTCTTCATAGCCTCATCCATGATTTCAtcaattttttaaacctttgaaatTAGTACAGAATAGCACCCAATGCAATCTTAATAACGTTTCTTTGATTActagtgagaattttacttttcATATGACTATCAGCTATTAGGACATCTTCTGTGTCAGTAGccttgtatttttttctcattttaaaattggtataccacacttcttttctttctctatctgcAAGAActaatttcataataaaaatattagtcaTCTGTCTGatattttataacttatttttcagtgtgcttttagttttttttttatcgtGCTTATATTTCAATATAAGAGATCTctatatagaaagtgaaagtgaagtcacttagtcgtgtccaactctgcgacgctgtggactgtagccaccaggcttctccatccgtgggattttccaggcaagaatactggagtgtgttgccatttccttctccaggggatcttcctgactcagggatggaacttgggtctcccacattgcaggcagactctaccatctgagccacgagggaatccCCGTCTACATGTAGATATTTATACAAAACTAGGTACATATATCTGTATCTAAGTATAGTAATAACTGAATATTGTGGATAtatatttccttcctcatttgtTAATTAGAGATATTCTTTGAATGAATTTTCTATCTTAAATGTTTGCttaaatattgtttttctttcttttggtttgttgCCCTTATAGATGTTTAAATATACTTTTGAAACTTTCTTGAGTTTATGATGAGAGGCAATAATCTATGTATTTACAAGTTTATCTGTTGTGCCAACGCCATTGACTGAATAATTCACCCTCTCCACACTGATGTGATATGATTCCTCAATAGTCTCTTGAGGTCACTCTAAGTTTATTCTGGCCCTGTCCTTCCATTCTTTACATTAAGGCTTTTATAACTGTCTGAAAGCAGAAATATGATAAGCTGGAGCTGAATATCCCCTCAGATTTTCTACTGCTCTTATGGTAAAAAGCAAAATTCTTATCATGGATCCAAGATTTCATCCTGTTTGGTCTGTTTCTCCAGCCTGATCTGTCATTCACATTATTGCCTttgtgcctcagggcctttgcacacgaCCGTCCCAAAGTCTGGACTATTCTACTAACTTTTAGTGGgaactcctattttgcagagtcTGAATAAGCATGATGGTGATGTGTCACATTGTCAAGGCCCTCTGATATTTCCTTCAAATTAGTTGTCAAAGATGTATCTATAATTAAAGTTATTTAATATCAATATCTACTTGTATCTACCCATCTAGATCTAGCCTGTCAAGTTTCAAAAGTCAGAATTACTGTTTCACCTCAGAACTTGACATTGGACTTAGAATATAGTGGATACTCATTAGGATATCAGTTACACTCATTAGTTGCattacttgaaaaaataaatgcatgataTTTTCATAACATATTAATGGCTGTTagtgaagatttttttcttcataaaactgAATTTGATAAAAgcttaaatctgtttctttaaatattgACATTTGACAAATTCTGTGGTTATTTTGTTTCTGGATTTTAGGTATCATCAGAAAAAGCCAATGTATGGAAGAAATGACTCTTCTGTGTCTGAATTTGTGCTCCTGGGGCTTTCTACCTCCAGACCAGTGCAGGATTTCCTCCTTGCCTTCTCTACAGTGTTTTATGTAACAATCGTTCTGGGGAATCTCCTTGTTGTGTTTGCAGTGACCTTTGATCCTCATCTACACTCCCCCATGTACTTCCTTTTAGCCAACCTctcatttattgatttgtgtCTTTCTACCTTAACAGTGCCTAAGATGATCTCTGACCTGTACTCTGGGCACAAAACCATATCCTTCCAGGGGTGTGTCACCCAGATATTTGTCCTTCACACCCTGGGTGGATCTGAGATGGCACTGCTCACTGCCATGGGCTTTGACCGATACGTGGCCATATGTAAGCCCCTGCACTACCTGACCATCATGAGCCCACGGGTGTGCCTTTTGCTTCTGTGTGGTGCTTGGGCTATTGGCCTCATTCACTCAGTGGTCCAGTTAGCTTTTGTGATCCATTTGCCTTTCTGTGGTCCTAATGAAATCGACAGCTTTTACTGTGATCTTCCTTGGTTTATCAAACTTGCCTGCATAGATTCCTACAGAATGGAATTCATGGTCACTGCCAACAGTGGGTTCATAACCATGGGCACTTTCTTCTTGTTGATCATCTCCTATATTTTCATCCTGGTCACTGTATGGAAATGCTCTTCAGGTGGTTTGCACAAGGCCCTCTCCACTCTCTCAGCACACATCTCTGTGGTGGTTTTGTTCTTTGGACCATGCATCTTTGTTTACATATGGCCATTTCCTACGGTGCCAGTGGATAAGTTTCTTGCCATTTTAGACTTTTTGGTTACACCCATCCTGAATCCTGCCATTTATACACTGAGGAACAAAGACATGAAGATGGCTATGAGGAGACTGAGTTGTCAGCTCTTGAGTTTGAAGATCTCTTAAGTAACTCATGGGTTCACAAGTTACTTCAGACAACTTCATGTAATacaaatggttaaataaatatgCAGAATTTGGGCTCTTTTTTTCTGAAGttaagctggattaaaactcagcattcaaaagactgtgatcatggcatctggtcccatcacttcatggtgaatagatgaggaaacaatgcaaacagtgacagactttattttcttgggccccaaaattactgtggatggtgactgcagacatgaaattaaaagacatttgctcctcggaagaaaagcaaTGTCCAACCTAGAcgacatattaaaagcagagacattactttgccgacaatggtccatctagtcaaagttatggtattagttttccagtagtcatgtatggataagagagttggaccataaagaaagctgagtgccaaagaatcgatgcttttgaactgtgatgttggagaagacccttgagagtcccttggactgcaaggacctcaaaccagccagtcctaaagtaaatcagtcctgaatatttattggaaggattgtttatttattttattatttatttattggaactgaagctccaatactttggccatctgatgtgaagaactgactcattgaaaaagaccctgatgctgggaaagattgaagacaggaggagaaggggatgacagaggatgaagtggttggatgacAACACtaactctatgggcatgagtttgaacatttccgggagctagtgatggacagggaagcctgacgtgctgcagtccatgtggttgtaaaGTTAGccatgacagagcgactgaactgaactgaattgaccatTTTATGATATTTAGACTAGACCATTGGTTATGAGGTTACATTCAATTATCTTGTTAAATCTCTAGATAATGATTTCTTTGTCAGCCAAATTGAAGTCCCAGGAAATATTTGGACAGTTTTGGAAAAGCAGTGATTATAGACTTAGTGTCTACTGAAAGTATGGCCTTATGCATCAGACTGCCTGTATTCAATTAATCAACTGAATTTTATTAATTCAAAGAATTAATTAATGTAGAACTAATATATGCAAACTTttcagaaaactatgaaatatCTAACTCTCATTTGATTTAAATGCTGGATATGAATAGTTACATTTATCTTtctgaaagacaaaaatatgtATGAGCGAGTATTTATGGcgcagaaataaaaacagagtgTGAGAAATGGAGTAGAAGGAAAACAGAACAGATACTATAATAGAGATTGACAgtaggaaggaaaacaaaaaggagaGCCTCATAAACAGTATGTTTTATGAGTTTGAAATACACTTTCCTTGTTTGTCTCAATTTCAGTGGACTCAAATCATTCTCCAATTGACTTAGGACAGGGAAGTTTATGTATGTGTtggtatttcacagtttttgaaactGTGACTTAATTCATCAATGAATGTTCCTCAAACATCAGAATGTGTTGATCTGATCATGGCctagatattattattaatatacagCAACTATGCTTTCCAAATTGTTGCTGACTATTTTCTATAGTAACTCATCTTATCTAACTCTACTGTGTCTCAAAACATGGGTTTCAAATATGTGTTAGTGTGTATGGTCTGTgtaaattataaaacatatttaatttataGCTGGCTTTGACAACTAGAAGACTGAGTCAGGTTCACTGTGAAGCTATGAAAGGACCCTATGTCCTGAGTGTTTGTGATCCACAATTCTTTCAGGATTATGCACTCAgtttgtaattttatatttttcctgttcAAAATTATTTCATTGCTTTGATTTATACTTTTAGTGGATTCTTGTTAGCTACGTTAAATTAGGAAGTCAATATAAAGCCAGAACTCTGAGGAATTTGCCAAAAGTATTTGAAAGTAGCAGGAGAACGGAGAAGACTGAAGTTCTAAGCTCAAAAGTTCTGAAAGGCAATATTGAATTACCTGAATCTGTCAGACTTAGGAGCTAAAGATCTATTAGAATCATAAGCCAAACGTGGAAGGGTTATATCCAAGGAACAGGATCAAACCTGAAGTGTACCAAGTCTTCTAAAAACTACAATGCAGATTCAGATAGGGTACTTGATCGGATTGAAGGCATCACACCTTAACATTTTATGCCTCATAGAGGAAAGGGTAAATCATTTCTGAAGGAATTTATTACATCAGAGGTACATGATCTTTTATATACAGtgtgtaaaatagaaaaaagtaacTATGGAATATGCAAGAAGTGGGAACATGTGATTTATAATTAGAGGGAAATGAGTAAAGAGAAGCAGACCAAATATGGCTCAATTTTTGAAATCAGAGGAGAGCATAAAATAATTGATATAGTTAAAAGAGACATTAAGaagttgaaaaactgaaaaaaattatacagaGAAACAGAATATCCAAGAATAACCAAatgattttagaaatgaaaaagaaatgtataatatTATGAATTTAAGAAGACTTAAAAATGGACTGGACACAGCAGAAGAAAAAAGTCAGTGGATTCAAGACAAATCAATAGATATTATCCAAAGTGAGTACAAAGATATAAAAGAATAAGAATATcagaatatatgtgcatatatacatacacatatgaaaATAGCAGTTATTTTATTTAAGGGTTTATTCCTGAGATTCTCTATTGGAAATGTTGCAACTACACAGGACCATGTCATCTTTAGAAAGTAATATGAAATTGGTAGTATATCTAGATCCAtggatttcatataaatggatgtAAACTTGTATAACATTTTGAGGAAGATTTCTGaagaaaagttttgttttgtttaatgtaGTAATGAATAATTCGCAAACTCTGAACATAATCTAGTTCTTACAGGCTATTTGAACACTTCAGTGAATTAAAGGATTGCTGATTTCAAAGCTACAGTTTGACCTACCTGTATGATGAATTGCCTAACCTATTTAAGAAtaggaagggaaaaacaaattCTCCAAAGTTTGTTAATATAGACATCTTTGTGTTTAATatgtatcttttaaagaaattacagTTTCACAAATGACTAAAACATGATATTGAGGGAACAAATCTCTCTCCAGATTATGATTAtgattcagttttctttctgaatATAATTAGGAATACTTAATGATTACTTTTATAGATATGTCTACAGAAGGTAATAGAATGTTAACTAATTGATAGactaatttatcattttatatagataaatatcggagaaggcaatggcaaaccactccagtactcttgcctggaaatcccgtggatggaggagccgggtaggctgcagtccatgggttgctaagagtcggacgcgactaagcgacttcactttcacttttcactttcacgcattggagaaggaaatggcaacttactccattgttcttgcctggagaatcccagggacgggggagcctggtgggctgccgtctatgggtttgcagagtcggacacgactgaagtgacttagcagcagcagcatagataaATATAGCAATATAATGCACTAacttattaaagaaaattttagagaAGGTCTATGTGAAATGCTCTGCTAAAAGAAATGCATAGAATAGTAGAAAATTTTCAGATATGGTGTCAGTGTTGAAGTAACAAAAGAAGAGTGATAATTAGTGTTAAAATTCTTATTAATTTAAAGTCATTCTTGAGAACAATCGAAATTATAAAGACTGGCCGAATTTCCCAAACAAAAACTCATTTTGACACTTCTGGAATACTAAAGAATTGATACAAAACTTTCACCAAGAGATATACATGATTTCCATATGTGAATTGGGGAACTCTTCCCAGTCTTAGGTAACAGAATAGGTGTGGCTAATTTAGGGAACTCACAGAAGACATTCAGATAATTTGAGGTGATGAAATACCAACAGAAATCCACAGTCTGCCATCATACTCTCTTAATGGCATTTctaatctttttatttctgaaagtatAAATGACTGGATTTAGTAGTGATGTGATGATCTCATAAAATACAGCAAGGAACTTGCCCACCCAAGTAGTGCTGAGTGGAAACAGATAGATGAAGATACAAGGCCCAAAGAATAACATGACCACAGTGATGTGGGTAGTGCAAGTGGTGAGAGCCTTGGATGCCCTGTCCATCGATTGATGGCAGACAGTAAGCAGAATATAAGAGTAAGATATCAGCAGTAGAATGAAGCAGATGGTGGCCAAGTACCCCACTGTCAGCCTTTATCAACATTTCGGGAATGTCCATGCAAGCTAGCTTGATCACCAAATATCACAGAAAAAAACTATCCAATTCTCAGGGTCCACAGAAAGGCAATTGTATAATTATAGCTAGTTGGCTTATTGAATGCACAAAGCCAGTGATCCATGGTGTCATCACTAGCtgaatgcacatgtgtgtgttcatGATGCTGGAGTAATGGagtggcttgcagatggccacataatGGTCACAGGCCATGGACACCAGCAGCACcatctcacccccaccccccacctgaaaaaaagaggaacaaaaacaaCCTGACACATGCATGCTCTAAAGGAGATGGTCTTGTTTGCTTTGAGAAAGTTTGATGTCAGTTTAGGAGTAGTtactgttgaaagaaatgaatcaATGAACAAAAGATTGGCTAACAGGGAGAACATAGAGGAGTGGAGATGAAGGTCAGCAGTAATTAGGAAAACAAAGAAGATATTACCCAAAATGGTGATtaaataaactgaagaaaatatcaCTAGGAGGAAGGCCTAGAGTTGTCATGAGTCACACagcctgagaaaaagaaatccagacACCACAAATTGgttatttcttccatttattcagtttattctaattttatatgaagaaaagacataaaaatatttttcctgaatCAAGCAAGTTTCTTATTTATTGGTGATGGAAGCATATCCTTACATaatcactttggaaaaaaaatttttgctctTCTTATAAAGCTCAATACTCACACAGCCTGTGGTCCAGCAATTTCAGTCTCATGTGTATGCTCGAGATAAATTTTACAACTGTATATATAGAGATATTTATAATTATGCATATAAACAggaccatggaatattattccgaATCATCTTTGTAAGGTACAACTATATAAAATGACAGATATAAAGCTTTTTGAGACACcataatgaagaaaaaagagcTTTGCATAATTTTTGTAAAGTAAACAGCAATATAAAAATGCTGTATTTTGTAGGAACTTGTATATATAACTATCTATTAAAAATGATGTAAGTAACTCCAACTGTGGGAGGCTAAGGATCAGGatgaatatatacacattattagCTGTATGATATTATTAAATGTTTAGGTCGTATATTAGTCATGTTTTTATAGGTATagttttattattgaataaacaagcataaaaattcaaaatgacCATTAAAAAAGATGTTGAATATACTATGAATCAAGAATTATGATCAATTCAATGCTGTGGACCTGAGGTTTAGCCTGGATTTACCCTCCCTGTTGTCTGTAACTGAAGCTATTGACGATACTGTTTTTGTTTAGATCCACTGAGTTATCAGGTACcaaggatgaaaataaaaatagaattagaaaGCTATAGATGTAGGAGGGGCTTTTACTTTTTTCCAGTGTGGTAAACAggaatttattgaatattttcttaCTATGAACTGTGATGACTTTTGAGCACTtcagtgaaaaagaaatagattGTAAGTGGTGTATGTTGTATCAAAGAATAAAAGCTTATGCCTGTTTTTTCACCTAATACTAGCTTAATAGGCTGTCAATGTTATTTTAGTTAAGTTAGAAAGGGCAAAATATTGCtgccatattcagttcagttcagtcgctctgtcgtgtccgactctttgcgaccccatgaatcgcagtacgccaggccaccctgtccatcaccaactcctggagtttacccaaactcatgcccatcgagtcggtgatgccatccagccatctcatcctctgtcatccccttctcctcctgcccccaatccctcccagcatcagggtcttttccaatgagtcaactcttctcatgaggtggccaaagtactggagtttcagcttcagcatcagtccttccagtgaatacccaggactgatctcctttaggatggactggttagatctcctagcagtccaagggactctcaagagtcttctccaacatcatagttcaaaagcatcaattcttcagcgctcagctttcttcacagtccaagtctcacatccatacatgaccactggaaaaaccatagccttgaccagatggacctttgttggcaaagtaatgtctctgctttttaatatgctatcttgatcggtcataactttccttccaaggagtaagcatcttttaatttcatggctgcagtcaccatctgcagtgattttggagccccccaaaataaagtctgacattgtttccactgtctgcccatctatttcccatgaggtgatgggaccagatgccatgatcttagttttctgaatgttgagctttaagtcaactttttcattctcctctttcactttcatcaagaggctttttagttcctcttcactctctgccataagggtgctgtcatctgcatatctgaagttattaatatttctcccggcaatattgattccaggttgtgcttcttccagcccagcgtttctcatgatgtactctgcatagaagttaaataagcagggtgacaatatacagccttgacgtactccttttctgatttggaaccagtctgttgttccatatccagttctaactgttgcttcctgacctgcgtataggtttctcaagaggcaggtcaggtggtctggtattcccatctctttcagaattttccacagtttattgtgatccacacagtcaaaggctttggcatagtcaataaagcagaaatagatgtttttctggaactctcttgctttttcgatgatccagcagatattggcaatttgatctctggttcctcggccttttctaaaaccagcttgaacatctggaagttctcggttcatgtattgctgaagcctggcttggagaattttgagcattactttactagcgtgtgagatgagtgcaattgtgtggtagtttgaggattctttggcattgcctttcttagggattggaatgaaaattgaccttttccactcctgtggccactgctgagttttccaaatttgctggcatattgagtgcagcactttcacagcatcatctttcaggatttgaaatagcttagctggaattccatcacatccactagctttgttcgtagtgatgctttctaaggcccacttgacttcacattccaggatgtctggctctaggtcagtgatcacaccattgtgattatctgctttgtgaagatcttttttgtacagttcttctgtgtattcttgtcaccccttcttaatatcttctgcttctgttaggtccataacgtTTCggtccatctttgcctgaaatgttccattgatatctctaattttcttgaagagatctctaatctttcccattctgttgttttcctctgtttctttgtattgctcgctgaatagccaggagagataagaaagccttcctcagtgatcaatgctgctatataaaactatattaataatactgttaaaatagttatataaaataagtatgtaATTTTTAACTCTAATCTAAGTGTAAGAAGTAAGCCTAAATATTCTAAGAGTATGATTGTAAAATCAAATGAGTTAGAGCAGAACTCACAAAATAATCAAAAgttaggaaaattaaaaataaaagctgaaaaaaaagtttcattttattctttgagcTGCTAATTTTAGGGTCATGGGAAAACTAAACTTCCCTGTTTCTTTGTATCTCCCTGTCAATGTCTCTCTGAATACCTCTTATATGATAGAAATTTTCACCTGCATTGTCTAAAATAATCTTCACAATAACCAAATGAAATAAGTTAAATATTCTTACTAGTCTGAGTTTGGCTCTCAGTGCAATCTGTTGGAATTTCAGAGTGAGAAATATCATGACTAAAGTGTAATCCCAATGTTTTCTGATGCCAGGCCTTCATCTGTGTTGTCATTCTTTCTCTCCAGTTCAATTCCAAGAGTATAATTCCATCTCCAGGGTAACTATTAATTATTATAGGCTTTGAGAGATTTCTCTCCATAATTTCTATCAGATTTCTTCCAGAGTTAAATTAGTAACCATCACTTTTCTCAATATTTGGAAATTTCTATTAATTACAGTTACATATCTGTGTCCAGAACAGTTTTCCTTAACTCAAAGAAAACTGTAGACCCTGATGATTGTGGATCTGTGACTACCTGAATATTACCTCAAAGAGGGCACCTCTGTAGCTGTAAGACTCTGTAGAAGTTACTCATTTTGATGCTAGCGGGAGACCAGAAGTTTCAAAATGTACCTTGGAGAAGAAACCCTTGATATTTCTGAATGCTATGCAAAAATTCCAAACCATTCTAATTAGTGTGCCTGGAAATATAGCATTTAAAGATTGTCTTAAATATGACAGAGAGAAGTTAAGAAGTTTACAAAGTGTAGAGTGTATCTTCTTACCAGAGAgaaaccatggggtcacaaagagtcagacacaagtgagcataCACGTACACAAAGGCAATATTATcaatattcttcaaaatattGTAAGGGAAGCtcaccttttattttcatttatacaa from Dama dama isolate Ldn47 chromosome 12, ASM3311817v1, whole genome shotgun sequence harbors:
- the LOC133067282 gene encoding olfactory receptor 4F15-like is translated as MYGRNDSSVSEFVLLGLSTSRPVQDFLLAFSTVFYVTIVLGNLLVVFAVTFDPHLHSPMYFLLANLSFIDLCLSTLTVPKMISDLYSGHKTISFQGCVTQIFVLHTLGGSEMALLTAMGFDRYVAICKPLHYLTIMSPRVCLLLLCGAWAIGLIHSVVQLAFVIHLPFCGPNEIDSFYCDLPWFIKLACIDSYRMEFMVTANSGFITMGTFFLLIISYIFILVTVWKCSSGGLHKALSTLSAHISVVVLFFGPCIFVYIWPFPTVPVDKFLAILDFLVTPILNPAIYTLRNKDMKMAMRRLSCQLLSLKIS